A stretch of the Siniperca chuatsi isolate FFG_IHB_CAS linkage group LG24, ASM2008510v1, whole genome shotgun sequence genome encodes the following:
- the LOC122871845 gene encoding radixin-like isoform X1: MPKPINVRVTTMDAELEFAIQPNTTGKQLFDQVVKTVGLREVWFFGLQYVDSKGYITWLKLNKKVTQQDVKKENPLQFKFRAKFFPEDVSEELIQEITQRLFFLQVKEAILNDENYCPPETAVLLASYSVQAKYGDYNKDVHKPGYLTHDRLLPQRVLEQHKLTKEQWEERIQTWHEEHRGMLREDSMMEYLKIAQDLEMYGVNYFEIKNKKGTQLWLGVDALGLNIYEHEDKLTPKIGFPWSEIRNISFNDKKFVIKPIDKKAPDFVFYAPRLRINKRILALCMGNHELYMRRRKPDTIEVQQMKAQAREEKHHKQMERAQLENEKKKREYAEKEKERIEREKEELMERLRQIEEQTMRAQKELEEQTRRAMELEQERKRAREEAERLERERQAAEEAKGELARQAEDQQKTQEQLAAELAEFTAKIALLEEAKRKKEDEATEWQHKALSAQEDLEKTKEELKTAISVVPAPPGGSAESEHDEQDENHAEASAELSNEGVSQLDLRSEEARVTEAQKNERVKKQLQTLSSELAEARDETKKTQNDVLHAENVKAGRDKYKTLRQIRQGNTKQRIDEFESM; the protein is encoded by the exons ATGCCGAAACCG aTAAATGTCCGTGTGACCACCATGGATGCAGAACTAGAGTTTGCCATCCAACCTAATACCACAGGAAAACAGCTCTTCGACCAG GTGGTGAAGACGGTGGGACTGCGGGAGGTCTGGTTCTTTGGCCTACAGTATGTGGACAGTAAAGGCTACATTACCTGGCTCAAACTCAATAAGAAG GTGACCCAGCAGGacgtgaagaaagagaaccctctgCAGTTTAAGTTCAGAGCCAAGTTCTTCCCCGAGGATGTCTCAGAAGAACTAATCCAGGAGATCACCCAGAGACTCTTCTTCCTACAG GTGAAAGAGGCCATCCTGAACGATGAGAACTACTGTCCCCCAGAGACAGCTGTGCTACTGGCGTCATACTCTGTCCAGGCCAAGTATGGAGACTACAACAAAGATGTCCACAAGCCTGGGTACCTTACCCATGACAGACTGCTGCCtcagag agtCCTGGAGCAGCACAAGCTGACCAAGGAGCAGTGGGAGGAAAGGATACAGACTTGGCACGAAGAACACAGAGGAATGCTCAG AGAGGACTCTATGATGGAATATCTTAAAATCGCCCAGGATTTGGAAATGTATGGTGTCAACTACTTTGAGATCAAAAACAAGAAGGGCACACAGCTGTGGCTGGGCGTGGATGCCCTTGGCCTCAACATCTACGAACATGAAGACAA GTTGACACCAAAGATTGGCTTCCCCTGGAGTGAGATTCGAAACATCTCTTTCAATGACAAGAAGTTTGTCATCAAACCTATTGACAAGAAAGCACCT gaCTTCGTGTTTTATGCCCCGCGGCTGCGCATCAACAAGCGGATCTTGGCATTGTGTATGGGTAACCACGAGTTGTACATGAGGAGGAGAAAGCCCGACACCATCGAGGTGCAGCAGATGAAGGCTCAGGCCCGGGAGGAGAAGCATCACAAACAGATGGAGAG GGCTCAGCTGGAGAATGAGAAGAAAAAGCGAGAGTATgcggagaaagagaaggagaggataGAGCGTGAGAAAGAAGAGCTCATGGAGAGGCTGAGACAGATTGAAGAGCAGACGATGAGAGCTCAGAAAG AGCTTGAGGAACAGACTCGCCGGGCCATGGAGCTggagcaggagagaaagagagcgagggagGAGGCCGAGcggctggagagagagaggcaagcGGCTGAGGAGGCCAAGGGAGAGCTGGCCAGACAGGCTGAAGACCAGCAGAAGACCCAAGAacaactg GCTGCTGAACTGGCTGAGTTCACAGCCAAGATCGCTCTCCTGGAAGAAGccaagaggaagaaagaagatgAGGCCACAGAATGGCAGCACAAG GCTCTGTCAGCCCAGGAGGACCTGGAGAAGACCAAGGAGGAGCTGAAGACTGCAATATCAGTGGTGCCAGCACCTCCGGGCGGCAGTGCTGAGAGCGAGCATGATGAGCAGGACGAGAACCACGCGGAGGCCAGCGCAGAACTCTCAAATGAGGGCGTCAGCCAGTTAGACCTCCGCAGTGAAGAGGCGCGTGTCACTGAAGCCCAGAAGAACGAGAGGGTCAAGAAACAGCTGCAG ACATTAAGTTCAGAGTTGGCTGAGGCCAGAGATGAAACCAAGAAGACACAGAACGATGTGCTACACGCTGAAAATGTGAAAGCAGGCCGAGACAAATACAAAACGCTGCGGCAGATCCGACAGGGCAACACAAAGCAGCGCATTGATGAGTTTGAGTCCATGTGA
- the LOC122871845 gene encoding radixin-like isoform X2 gives MPKPINVRVTTMDAELEFAIQPNTTGKQLFDQVVKTVGLREVWFFGLQYVDSKGYITWLKLNKKVTQQDVKKENPLQFKFRAKFFPEDVSEELIQEITQRLFFLQVKEAILNDENYCPPETAVLLASYSVQAKYGDYNKDVHKPGYLTHDRLLPQRVLEQHKLTKEQWEERIQTWHEEHRGMLREDSMMEYLKIAQDLEMYGVNYFEIKNKKGTQLWLGVDALGLNIYEHEDKLTPKIGFPWSEIRNISFNDKKFVIKPIDKKAPDFVFYAPRLRINKRILALCMGNHELYMRRRKPDTIEVQQMKAQAREEKHHKQMERAQLENEKKKREYAEKEKERIEREKEELMERLRQIEEQTMRAQKELEEQTRRAMELEQERKRAREEAERLERERQAAEEAKGELARQAEDQQKTQEQLAAELAEFTAKIALLEEAKRKKEDEATEWQHKALSAQEDLEKTKEELKTAISVVPAPPGGSAESEHDEQDENHAEASAELSNEGVSQLDLRSEEARVTEAQKNERVKKQLQQFCCKEETPARQWHIRVR, from the exons ATGCCGAAACCG aTAAATGTCCGTGTGACCACCATGGATGCAGAACTAGAGTTTGCCATCCAACCTAATACCACAGGAAAACAGCTCTTCGACCAG GTGGTGAAGACGGTGGGACTGCGGGAGGTCTGGTTCTTTGGCCTACAGTATGTGGACAGTAAAGGCTACATTACCTGGCTCAAACTCAATAAGAAG GTGACCCAGCAGGacgtgaagaaagagaaccctctgCAGTTTAAGTTCAGAGCCAAGTTCTTCCCCGAGGATGTCTCAGAAGAACTAATCCAGGAGATCACCCAGAGACTCTTCTTCCTACAG GTGAAAGAGGCCATCCTGAACGATGAGAACTACTGTCCCCCAGAGACAGCTGTGCTACTGGCGTCATACTCTGTCCAGGCCAAGTATGGAGACTACAACAAAGATGTCCACAAGCCTGGGTACCTTACCCATGACAGACTGCTGCCtcagag agtCCTGGAGCAGCACAAGCTGACCAAGGAGCAGTGGGAGGAAAGGATACAGACTTGGCACGAAGAACACAGAGGAATGCTCAG AGAGGACTCTATGATGGAATATCTTAAAATCGCCCAGGATTTGGAAATGTATGGTGTCAACTACTTTGAGATCAAAAACAAGAAGGGCACACAGCTGTGGCTGGGCGTGGATGCCCTTGGCCTCAACATCTACGAACATGAAGACAA GTTGACACCAAAGATTGGCTTCCCCTGGAGTGAGATTCGAAACATCTCTTTCAATGACAAGAAGTTTGTCATCAAACCTATTGACAAGAAAGCACCT gaCTTCGTGTTTTATGCCCCGCGGCTGCGCATCAACAAGCGGATCTTGGCATTGTGTATGGGTAACCACGAGTTGTACATGAGGAGGAGAAAGCCCGACACCATCGAGGTGCAGCAGATGAAGGCTCAGGCCCGGGAGGAGAAGCATCACAAACAGATGGAGAG GGCTCAGCTGGAGAATGAGAAGAAAAAGCGAGAGTATgcggagaaagagaaggagaggataGAGCGTGAGAAAGAAGAGCTCATGGAGAGGCTGAGACAGATTGAAGAGCAGACGATGAGAGCTCAGAAAG AGCTTGAGGAACAGACTCGCCGGGCCATGGAGCTggagcaggagagaaagagagcgagggagGAGGCCGAGcggctggagagagagaggcaagcGGCTGAGGAGGCCAAGGGAGAGCTGGCCAGACAGGCTGAAGACCAGCAGAAGACCCAAGAacaactg GCTGCTGAACTGGCTGAGTTCACAGCCAAGATCGCTCTCCTGGAAGAAGccaagaggaagaaagaagatgAGGCCACAGAATGGCAGCACAAG GCTCTGTCAGCCCAGGAGGACCTGGAGAAGACCAAGGAGGAGCTGAAGACTGCAATATCAGTGGTGCCAGCACCTCCGGGCGGCAGTGCTGAGAGCGAGCATGATGAGCAGGACGAGAACCACGCGGAGGCCAGCGCAGAACTCTCAAATGAGGGCGTCAGCCAGTTAGACCTCCGCAGTGAAGAGGCGCGTGTCACTGAAGCCCAGAAGAACGAGAGGGTCAAGAAACAGCTGCAG CAGTTTTGTTGCAAAGAAGAAACACCAGCCAGGCAATGGCACATAAGGGTAAGATAA